In Flavobacteriales bacterium, a genomic segment contains:
- a CDS encoding AMP nucleosidase, which translates to MKTKDEIVKDWLPRYTGLDASGFADYVLLTNFSHYLEVFAEWNNITDIAWDKPMPTVTANGITMVNFGMGSANAATIVDLLGAKQPKACLFLGKCGGLKKKNNVGDLILPIAAIRGEGTSNDYFPPEVPALPAFSLQKAVSTTIRNHNLDYWTGTVYTTNRRVWEHDESFKEYLRKLRCMGIDMETATIFAVGFKNKIPTGALLLVSDQPMIAEGVKTSTSDRKVTEQFVQKHIEIGVDALKELKNNGLTVKHLRFEFD; encoded by the coding sequence CTTTGCTGACTATGTATTGCTGACCAATTTTTCACATTACCTGGAAGTGTTCGCAGAATGGAACAACATCACGGACATTGCCTGGGATAAGCCAATGCCAACCGTTACCGCCAACGGTATCACAATGGTCAATTTTGGAATGGGAAGCGCCAATGCGGCAACCATCGTTGATCTGCTAGGCGCCAAGCAACCCAAAGCCTGTTTGTTTCTTGGCAAGTGCGGAGGTCTCAAGAAAAAGAACAATGTAGGTGATCTGATACTTCCGATTGCCGCTATACGCGGAGAAGGTACCTCCAATGATTATTTTCCGCCGGAAGTTCCGGCCTTGCCGGCGTTTAGCTTGCAAAAGGCGGTTTCCACAACCATCCGAAATCACAACCTGGATTATTGGACGGGTACGGTATACACCACCAACCGCCGTGTATGGGAGCATGATGAAAGCTTTAAAGAATACCTTCGTAAGCTGAGGTGCATGGGGATAGATATGGAAACAGCCACCATTTTCGCAGTGGGCTTTAAAAATAAAATTCCCACAGGTGCGCTGCTGCTGGTGTCAGATCAGCCTATGATCGCTGAAGGTGTAAAAACGTCTACCAGTGATCGAAAGGTAACCGAACAGTTTGTGCAGAAACACATTGAGATTGGGGTAGATGCACTCAAGGAACTGAAAAACAACGGCCTTACGGTAAAGCATCTGCGCTTTGAATTCGATTGA
- a CDS encoding DNA polymerase III subunit delta, which produces MKKFDQIIKDLSNQIYYPIYFLAGEEPYYIDEIAKYIADHTLTESEREFNQTVLYGRETNMDAVLTEAKRFPMMANFQVVIVKEAQHLKNLEALDDYMKSPQKSTVLVICYKY; this is translated from the coding sequence ATGAAGAAGTTCGATCAGATCATCAAGGATCTCTCAAATCAGATCTATTATCCCATTTATTTTCTCGCTGGGGAGGAACCATATTATATAGATGAGATCGCAAAATACATTGCGGATCATACCCTCACTGAATCGGAAAGGGAATTCAATCAAACGGTTTTGTATGGAAGGGAAACCAATATGGATGCGGTCCTGACCGAAGCCAAACGTTTTCCCATGATGGCGAATTTTCAGGTGGTGATCGTGAAGGAAGCACAACACCTGAAGAACCTGGAGGCACTGGATGATTACATGAAGTCACCCCAGAAGAGCACAGTTCTGGTCATTTGCTATAAGTAT